In Plasmodium falciparum 3D7 genome assembly, chromosome: 13, the following are encoded in one genomic region:
- a CDS encoding thioredoxin-related protein, putative, producing the protein MAIFKKSIIIFLFFTFFNYCFSQDVIELNDSNFESLTQLSTGNTTGSWFIKFYAPWCSHCKAMSKTWAQLATELKGKINVAKIDVTLNSKTRKRFKIEGFPTLLYFKNGKMYDYKNHDRSLEAFKNFVLETYKNAKASEPPKPLNYMDILKDFLNETFQNIDRIYKYAFPSLAVLVSVSFLTGSIFSLILLKCCCMKSGASKVAKKKD; encoded by the exons atggcTATATTTAAGAagagtataataatatttcttttctttacaTTTTTCAATTATTGTTTTTCTCAAGATGTAATTGAATTAAACGATTCAAATTTTGAGAGTTTAACACAATTGTCAACTGGAAATACTACTg gATCTTGGTTTATCAAATTTTATGCCCCCTGGTGCTCACACTGTAAAGCAATGAGCAAAACATGGGCACAACTAGCCACTgaattaaaaggaaaaataaatgtagCTAAAATTGATGTGACCTTAAATTCtaaaacaagaaaaagaTTTAAAATAGAAGGTTTCCCAacacttttatattttaaaaatggaaagatgtatgattataaaaatcaCGATAGGTCCTTAGAAGCTTTTAAAAATTTCGTCTTAGAAACATACAAAAATGCCAAAGCATCTGAACCACCTAAACCACTTAACTATATGGATATTCTTAAAGATTTTTTGAATGAAACTTTTCAAAATATAGATAGAATTTATAAATACGCTTTCCCATCCTTAGCTGTTCTTGTATCCGTATCATTCTTAACAGGTTCCatcttttctttaattttattgaAATGTTGTTGTATGAAAAGTGGAGCATCGAAAGTTGCTAAGAAAAAGGATTAA
- a CDS encoding protein kinase, putative: MKIKRIQKSNNNPLHSFHIESEQNILKNLIPINTLKENNNKKIIYSYNILDGFKYKIIIKRKTDNINNIYKIVVSLDHPNIIKLIQYAESDYYFISVSEFFSDISLYDTVSFSAIYDEDKIRKIIYQIILIVNYLHSNNFLHKKLTPHSFLIKKINNDLVIKLDDIHNIVTMPSKLTSKYKSQNIYRIGSIMYFLVCGEFPLYYYKKNEKKICISKKLWKNFSYKGRDFIKKILLGNMSSIISLREALDHEWFKENIRQNTYINFEMLRSIYNFWKKNTFKRYILNNLAKLIINEDIYICQSLFFYLDILQQGSIKYEQYFIIMKKLGLLDGDIKMSFNGLDISRSGKIQFSNIIASLMNSYIKINKTIAFQFFKKVDYNNEGIITKKKLYKFYNLKTKNEINSYAKKKFTFEEFYNYIRKE; the protein is encoded by the exons atgaaaataaaaagaattcaaaaaagtaataataatcctTTACATTCTTTTCACATTGAATCAGAAcaaaacattttaaaaaatttgatTCCTATTAATactttaaaagaaaataacaataaGAAGATTATTTATAGCTATAATATTCTAGATggatttaaatataaaataattattaaaaggaaaacagataatataaataatatatacaaaatagtTGTATCCTTAGATCATCccaatataattaaattaattcAATATGCTGAATcggattattattttattagcGTGTCTGAATTTTTTTCag ATATAAGCTTATATGACACAGTATCCTTCTCTGCAATATATGATGAGGacaaaattagaaaaatcaTTTATCAg attattttaattgtaaattatttacactcaaataatttcttacacaa AAAGTTAACTCCTCATAGTTTcctcataaaaaaaataaacaatgaTCTTGTGATAAAATTAGATGACATTCATAATATTGTAACTATGCCTAGCAaat TAACGTCCAAATATAAGAGTCAAAACATTTATAGAATCGGATCCATAa TGTATTTCTTAGTATGCGGAGAGTTTCCCTTATactattataaaaagaatgagaaaaaaatttgtatttCCAAAAAATT atggaaaaatttttcatataaaggTCGAgactttataaaaaaaattttactCGGTAACATGAG TTCCATTATATCATTAAGAGAAGCACTAGATcat GAATggtttaaagaaaatataagacaaaatacttatataaattttgaaaTGCTAAGAAG taTTTATAACTTTTGGAAAAAGAATACATTTAAgagatatatattaaataaccTTGCAAAGCTTATAATAAATGAGGATATATAca taTGCCAATCCTTGTTCTTTTATTTGGATATACTACAACAAGGATCAattaaatatgaacaatattttattataatgaaaaaattaggACTTTTGGATGGggat aTAAAAATGTCTTTTAATGGATTGGATATTTCAAGAAGTGGAAAAATACAATTTAGTA ATATAATAGCAAGTCTTATGAATAGTTACATCAAGATTAATAAAACTATAGCATtccaattttttaaaaaagtagactataataatgaag gtataataacaaaaaagaaactaTATAAGTTTTATAATttgaaaacaaaaaatgaaataaattccTATGCGAAAAAGAAATTTA CATTTGAAGAATTCTATAATTACATTAGAAAggaataa
- a CDS encoding intron-binding protein aquarius, putative has product MRKTSKSKKRKASDKSSSRKNSSQDTFDTNSSINEKAQDGFNDEPSNLEKAEESTNNSYKVNNNNINNDDDDDDIKFLIEHVDFQQFCDIKKKGSVPYKNKKNDENINNNNNNNDNMNGDMEYNNSPLNIIGKTYDYLRRKNFKSVHLKKLENYQYFEKILWPYYNMYDNFYELNNNSIFFHSNDELNNKKNVHLKHLLSIVIFLCYKYEEKGKHEIWEQLIYNKIDEFDKLVYNEKNGLNRNSTTFDIDEKYNLYKEFLIEKFNNLFFNTLKLINYNFVISEFLSSDLKGNNDQILLDNLKRYRKKLFKLNFLEKSYILQFFINIYSSIDKKFLFKLCVDLCNPFIWIYINDTYLNTFLFKTNEDAKVLYNNILNVMKRKYDNYENYDILSIYTSNCVVDTQEQEHNIPNHDKKKRKRSSTKINNDIQNEENKFCYDENVILFINKNAFFYNLINYFLLVLNYVERNNFDELYDTDILSDTSNDENIFDKMNIFENDDDDDDIYTFDDNKKIGTQLLEKLKIINENITEEENTISYLEDMDILLKCENKINDEKYNKNINMLINIDLQNKEENFENDYKYVSSEDDIYEYNEYKYNNNNNNNNEHYKKEEILSLFSKYEKKVKDMNNKEYMYRKNKIQKKDTCTQNNNKYILLFLEKCIEFFIDLLSQLYSRRILFIFLKYFNVFIYCKISKLNKDKRQFKELVKLFKYYMEIYIDNFSGNPLTYLEINNEHYKNFESFQIFCYKYYKDHNILKNYYLKSVYVMDKKKEMWENLTKLDHHVLSFLCQNLNYVINIDTYIDNDESMSEPKKKLSLTSDTDVNMDKNINDNINDNINDNIKDNIKDNINDYNNNNNNNSCSSRGKKGRKGKNKENEEKVETKRENNEEKNREQFKCYNENKYNYLFNHLNIFHEKKKIFYIILLIENLSFKKNIFEEIEKKCDYPNEMDLFDNILIYSNEDVKTNNEKKKKKKYILYTKPLFKLNLQYLCINDYIFRIYNLFKLQSYYDIKKNILEYVYETNPKNKKVNESSILKYVYEIDDDGKIDYHNMNEKEYKKNYYNNEETNNYQSSNTIDNVNNMRKKRKSNNEIEENDIILYNDNHIHKNTYNEYQLKSIIIDINKIENTYFANERRMSNKIDSFKIMNVDDDNKKVTAEIIIDLRYKQYERIKNEWNMIRSSDILFLVSVKNYTNLYKNKLNVINDNDMKKLLGINYVRGCEVIKYSNIGNDDEDINNEKCTLKKITVYLDYIQYQKDILNNPDIYESFNLLIRRKQKENNFYYILNNIKTLILNPDDAIIPHWVHDIFLGYCDNSIKYYDETLHNAYHPDKDEQNVEDESDSDNNNDEYQTDSNDNNNDNNSDDNNDNNSDDNNNNNDEDETHSDNNTDNAPLNDHNNSNTSDVLSNVDEAQSSKSLIKNKISYNKSLFKFMKTNVDDINYLNTFLNIGHILKTTNVGYMCVDLSYMNILNDNNFNVHDFLNEYIEPLYLSYVPIKYEHEKDCMKKNVLEKNIIESLFYHICVINKYKIDDTSFVSKFVANIDIVYECNNFFVFQFEFKEKKYFLIFNNFLSKQQNQKNVVQQFEQNQKEDVSTKKKKIKKNNNNDNNNDDKDGNSEANLANNLQTNNNKCVTIKDHNKIKNIYHKIIEDSIKYLRIKDGIYRLQNKIYEDPNYPLEGLLIHTQKKNSTNVKYINNEKKKEIIKKNIYYTERQIECIKSGIYKGITIIEGVPGSGKTSILNKIINILFNNKKNEKILICTHSNSCLNYIFNLLVKENVIHQKYLCRVGMGEVDSENFINEYDIMNDKLNKQYNKKDEYMNTYELNNMYNNYDDENFNFSKYGRINYMLDLRQKLLNDLNLLSESYNNQKIYNCLTANQYYERYVKKRIYLYFQFVYLFKNKFNNEENKMDEFFNLYFSLSAEDYDIYNLFLCPKIYVQDHEDNINGLLWKNYNIEENSNCKKIKCMDLLKDDEPYFYLIHPKNQLKVLNLSIYNILFPFKKYLNLKLQRISLQMYLENKSKLYEAEKGKYNLQVLDKIVETNLISDENHNTNGVINVEYDDKNNNNNIINNNNNNNNDNVDSLSDNYGHNVQNSAHIAKINDLENNDKNDKNNNILKKNNNTNPYINDDLDENHFNIQFQQGEDDLYVSKYYLSKLVKNFEHLKDCRAFEVLRNQRERCTYIIAKLARVIAMTCTHASINRSKIAKLQFYFDNIIIDECTQITENDTFLPLLLQENRYYKSKLKRIIFVGDSNQLPPIIKNKYIKDFANYEQSLYKRFLRLDLPSIYLNEQGRMRSEICNIYKYFYSKYNIEISNLECIYKDNFVKSFNPGFTYTYQFIHVPSEEYSPIPYFYQNLLEAEMTVAIYMYMRLIGYPNDVITILTTYNGQKELILDILKKNCMYNKLIGMPKKVTTVDKYQGKQNDYIILSLVRSRSIGYMKNIKRLIVAFSRARFGLYVLGNYNLYKKAYEFKKPLYFFKKNKLQLSLHINEHYLNTTYRHIENTSNNSSLIINDLNHFYTIIYSLLNYQLEQPKK; this is encoded by the coding sequence ATGAGAAAAACAtctaaaagtaaaaaaagaaaagcaaGTGATAAATCTTCTTCGAGAAAAAATAGTTCACAAGATACGTTTGACACAAATAGTTCTATTAACGAGAAAGCACAAGATGGTTTTAACGATGAACCAAGTAATTTAGAAAAAGCGGAAGAAAGTacaaataattcatataaagtaaataataataatataaataatgatgatgatgatgatgatataaaatttttgatTGAACATGTAGATTTTCAACAGTTTtgtgatataaaaaagaagggAAGTGTCCcttataagaataaaaaaaatgatgaaaatataaataataataataataataatgataatatgaatggtGATATGGAATATAATAACAGTCCTTTAAACATCATCGGAAAAACATATGATTAtttaagaagaaaaaattttaaatctGTACATTTAAAGAAATTAGAaaattatcaatattttgaaaaaatattatggcCCTATTACAATATGTATGATAATTTCTATGAACTAAATAATAACagcatattttttcattcgaatgatgaattaaataataaaaagaatgtaCATTTAAAACATTTGTTATCTATCGTAATATTCCtttgttataaatatgaagaaaaggGAAAACATGAAATTTGGGaacaattaatatataacaaaattgaCGAATTTGATAAACTagtatataatgaaaagaatggTTTAAATAGAAATTCGACTACTTTTGATATTGATgagaaatataatttatataaagaatttcttatagaaaaatttaataatttattttttaatacactcaagttaataaattataattttgttatcagtgaatttttatcatcagaTTTGAAAGGTAACAATGATCAAATATTGTTggataatttaaaaagatatagaaaaaaattatttaaattaaattttttagaaaaatcttatatattacaattttttataaatatttattctaGTATAGATAAAAAATTTCTATTTAAATTGTGTGTAGATTTATGTAATCCAtttatatggatatatataaatgatacatatttaaatacCTTTCTATTTAAAACAAATGAAGATGCTAAGgtgttatataataatatattaaatgttatgaaaagaaaatatgacaattatgaaaattatgatatattatcaatatatacaAGTAATTGTGTTGTAGATACTCAAGAGCAGGAACATAATATACCAAATCATGATaagaagaaaaggaaaagatcatctacaaaaataaataacgatatacaaaatgaagaaaataaattttgttatgatgaaaatgttatattatttataaataaaaatgcatTTTTCTACAATCTTATAAATTACTTTTTATTAGTTTTAAATTATGTAGAAAGGAATAATTTTGATGAATTATATGATACAGATATTTTGTCGGATACATCAAATGATGAGAATATATTTGACAAAATGAACATTTttgaaaatgatgatgatgatgatgatatatatacttttgatgataataaaaaaattggtACACAACttttagaaaaattaaaaataataaatgaaaatatcaCAGAGGAAGAAAATACAATTTCGTATTTAGAAGATATGGATATATTATTGAAATGTGAGAACAAAATTAATGATGAAAAgtataataagaatataaatatgttaattaatattgatttacaaaataaagaagagaactttgaaaatgattataaatatgtttctAGTgaagatgatatatatgaatataatgaatataaatataataataataataataataataatgaacattataagaaagaagaaatattaagtttattttcaaaatatgaaaaaaaagttaaagatatgaataataaagaatatatgtatagaaaaaataaaattcaaaaaaaagatacatgcacacaaaataataataaatatattttattatttcttgaGAAGTGTATTGAGTTTTTTATCGATTTATTAAGTCAACTTTACTCTAGACgaatattatttatctttttaaaatatttcaatgtatttatttattgtaaaATATCGAAATTGAATAAAGATAAGAGGCAATTCAAAGAATTAGTAAAAttgtttaaatattatatggaaatatatatagataatttTTCAGGGAACCCATTAACATATTTGGAAATTAATAACGAACATTATAAAAACTTTGAGTCCTTCCagatattttgttataaatattataaggatcataatattttaaaaaattattatttaaaatctGTTTATGTGATggataagaaaaaagaaatgtggGAAAATCTAACCAAATTGGATCACCATGTGTTATCCTTTTTGTGTCAGAATTTAAACTATGTAATCAATATAGATACATATATTGACAATGATGAAAGTATGAGTGAACCGAAAAAAAAGCTGAGCCTTACAAGTGACACAGATGTAAAtatggataaaaatataaatgataatataaatgataatataaatgataatataaaggataatataaaggataacataaatgattataataataataataataataatagttgtAGTAGTAGGggaaaaaaaggaagaaaggggaagaataaagaaaatgaagaaaaagtagaaacaaaaagagaaaataatGAGGAGAAAAATAGAGAACAATTTAAGTGCTacaatgaaaataaatataattatttatttaatcatttaaatatatttcatgaaaagaaaaaaatattttatattatattattaattgaaAATTtaagttttaaaaaaaacatttttgaagaaattgaaaaaaagtGTGATTATCCAAATGAAATGGatttatttgataatatattaatttattctaATGAAGATGTAAAAactaataatgaaaaaaagaaaaaaaagaaatatatactttataCAAAaccattatttaaattaaatttacaatatttatgtataaatgattatatttttagaatatataatttattcaaATTACAAagttattatgatataaagaaaaatattttagaatatgtatatgaaactaatccaaaaaataaaaaggtaaATGAAAGtagtatattaaaatatgtatatgaaaTAGATGATGATGGTAAAATAGATTAtcataatatgaatgaaaaagaatataaaaaaaattattataataatgaagaaacgAATAATTATCAATCATCTAATACTATagataatgtaaataatatgaggaaaaaaagaaaatcgaataatgaaatagaagaaaatgatattattctttataatgataatcatatacataaaaatacatataacgAATATCAATTAAAATCTATTATAattgatattaataaaatagaaaataccTATTTTGCTAATGAAAGGAGAATGAGTAATAAAATTGATTCATTCAAAATTATGAAtgttgatgatgataataaaaaagtgaCCGCAGAAATAATTATTGATTTACgatataaacaatatgaaAGAATCAAAAATGAATGGAATATGATTAGATCTtctgatatattatttcttgtaTCTGTGAAAAATTATACTAatctatataaaaataaattaaatgttattaatgataatgatatgaaaaaattattaggTATTAATTATGTTAGAGGTTGTGaagttataaaatattcaaatataggtaatgatgatgaagatatcaataatgaaaaatgtactttaaaaaaaattacagtATATTTAGATTATATACAATATCAAAAAGATATTCTAAATAATCCTGACATATACGAATCCTTTAATCTTCtaataagaagaaaacaaaaagaaaataatttttattacattctAAATAATATCAAGACATTAATTCTTAATCCTGATGATGCAATTATTCCTCATTGGGTCCATGACATATTTTTGGGTTACTGTGATAATTCGATAAAATATTACGACGAAACATTGCACAATGCTTATCATCCTGATAAGGATGAACAGAATGTAGAAGATGAAAGTGATAGTGATAATAACAATGATGAGTACCAAACGGACAGCaacgataataataatgataataatagtgatgataataatgataataatagtgatgataataataataataatgatgaggaCGAAACCcatagtgataataatacaGATAATGCTCCTCTTAATGACCATAATAATTCAAACACAAGTGATGTTTTATCAAATGTCGATGAGGCACAATCATCCAAATCATTAATCAAAAATAAGATCTCCTACAATAAATCTCTTTTCAAATTTATGAAAACAAATGTAGATGATATTAATTACTTGAATACCTTTTTGAATATAGGACATATACTTAAAACGACGAATGTTGGATATATGTGTGTGGATTTGTcttatatgaacatattaaatgataataattttaatgtgcatgattttttaaatgaatatattgaaCCACTGTATTTAAGTTATGTACcaataaaatatgaacatgAAAAGGAttgtatgaaaaaaaatgtcttagaaaagaatattatagaaagtttattttatcatatttgtgtaatcaataaatataaaattgatGACACCAGTTTTGTGTCAAAGTTTGTAGCAAATATTGATATTGTATATGAgtgtaataatttttttgtattccAATTTGAATTTaaggaaaagaaatattttttaattttcaatAACTTTTTAAGTAAGCAGCAAAATCAGAAAAATGTTGTGCAGCAATTTGAACAGAATCAGAAAGAAGATGTTTCCacaaagaagaaaaaaataaaaaaaaataataataatgataataataatgatgataaggaTGGTAATAGTGAAGCAAACCTTGCTAACAACCTACAAACAAATAACAACAAATGTGTTACCATTAAGgatcataataaaataaaaaatatttatcataaaattatagaaGATTCCATAAAATATCTAAGAATTAAAGATGGTATATATcgattacaaaataaaatatatgaagatCCAAATTATCCTCTAGAAGGATTGTTAATACatacacaaaaaaagaatagcACAAAtgtaaaatacataaataatgagaaaaaaaaagaaattattaaaaaaaatatatattatactgaAAGACAAATAGAATGTATAAAGAGTGGTATATATAAAGGAATAACCATTATTGAAGGGGTTCCAGGTAGTGGAAAGACTAGTatcttaaataaaattatcaatatattgtttaataataaaaaaaacgaaaaaataCTTATATGCACCCATAGTAATAGTTgcttaaattatatttttaatttattagtaaaagaaaatgtaatTCATCAAAAATATTTGTGTAGGGTTGGTATGGGTGAAGTAGATTctgaaaattttataaatgaatatgacATTATGAATGATAAGttaaataaacaatataataagaaagatGAATATATGAACACCTATGAacttaataatatgtataataattatgatgatgaaaattttaatttttccaaATATGGaagaataaattatatgttagATTTAAgacaaaaattattaaatgatcttaatttattatcagaatcatataataaccaaaaaatatacaattgTTTAACTGCTAATCAATATTATGAAagatatgttaaaaaaagaatttacttatattttcaatttgtttatctttttaaaaataaatttaataatgaaGAGAACAAGATGGATGAAttctttaatttatatttctcaTTGTCTGCTGAagattatgatatatataacttatttTTATGTCCTAAGATATATGTTCAGGACcatgaagataatataaatggatTATTAtggaaaaattataatatagaagAAAACAGTAATTGTAAGAAAATTAAATGTATggatttattaaaagatgatgagccatatttttatttgatacaCCCAAAAAATCAATTAAAGGTATTAAAtctaagtatatataatatattatttccttttaaaaaatatctaAATTTAAAATTACAACGTATATCTCTTCAAATGTATCTAGAAAATAAAAGCAAATTATATGAAGCTGAGAAgggaaaatataatttacagGTACTTGATAAAATTGTGGAAACTAATTTGATATCAGATGAAAATCATAATACTAATGGTGTAATCAATGTGGAATATGATGacaaaaacaataataataatattattaataataataataataataacaatgacAATGTTGATTCTTTAAGTGATAATTATGGTCATAACGTTCAAAATAGTGCTCATATAGCTAAGATAAATGatttagaaaataatgataaaaatgataaaaataataacatattgaaaaaaaataataatacaaatccTTATATAAATGACGATTTAGACGAAAATCATTTCAATATACAATTTCAACAGGGAGAAGATGATTTATATGTaagtaaatattatttatccaAATTAGTTAAAAATTTCGAACATTTAAAAGATTGTAGAGCTTTTGAAGTTTTAAGAAATCAAAGAGAAAGATGTACTTATATTATTGCTAAGCTAGCTAGAGTAATTGCAATGACATGTACACATGCAAGTATTAATAGAAGTAAAATAGCGAAACtacaattttattttgataatattataatagatGAATGTACACAAATAACAGAAAATGATACGTTTTTACCTTTATTACTTCAAGAAAatagatattataaaagtaaattaaaaagaattatatttgtTGGAGATTCAAATCAGTTACCtcctataataaaaaataaatacatcaAAGATTTTGCTAATTATGAACAATCTTTATATAAGAGATTTTTAAGATTAGATTTAccatctatatatttaaatgaacaAGGTCGTATGAGAAGTGAAATATGTAATatctataaatatttctatagtaaatataatattgaaaTATCTAATTtagaatgtatatataaagacaATTTTGTAAAATCATTCAATCCGGgttttacatatacatatcaGTTTATACATGTACCATCTGAAGAATATTCTCCTATACCctatttttatcaaaatttatTAGAAGCTGAAATGACGGTtgcaatatatatgtatatgagaTTAATAGGATATCCAAATGATGTAATAACAATTTTAACAACATATAATGGtcaaaaagaattaatattagatatattaaagaaaaattgtatgtataataagTTAATAGGTATGCCTAAAAAAGTAACAACTGTTGATAAATATCAAGGAAAacaaaatgattatattatattatcattagtACGATCAAGAAGTATAggatatatgaaaaatattaaaagattaATTGTAGCTTTTTCTCGAGCAAGATTTGGTTTATATGTTCTTGGTAATTACAATTTGTATAAGAAGGCCTATGAATTTAAAAAGcctctatatttttttaaaaaaaataaattacaattatctttacatataaatgaacATTATTTAAACACAACATATAGACATATTGAAAATACTTCGAATAATTCatctttaattataaatgatCTGAACCATTTTTacacaataatatattcctTATTAAATTATCAATTGGAACAGCCCAAAAAATGA